CAGTTCTTCTATTCTTTCAACTGAATCAAATACATAACCGCTTTCAAGAATCTTTTTGCAAGAAGCTAACTCTTCATCAAAGTTTTCTTCGGGCAGATCGAATTCCTCTTCGTTAGAAAATTCGGAATCGAAAAAGGACATTAAGTTCTCCTAACTGAAAATAATTTCAGGAAAAATCTATAACTAATAAAAAAGAAAATCAAGGCGAGTATAATTTGTTAGTTAGTTAAATTTTTTGTAATGATAATTATAAGTGTCACACAACGATGCCGAAACATCCAAGTGTGACTCTAAAAAATATTAATTAACTTTTAAAACAGCCGTAACCTTTTCTGCTGCATCCTGTAAACTCTTTGCAACTTCAAAGTGAAGATCCGATTTATCAAGCAGATCAGCAGCCTCTGTTGCATTAGTTCCTTCAAGTCTTACAACAATCGGAACATGAACATCCATTTCTGTTGCAGCATCTATAACTCCCTGAGCAACTCTATCACATCTTACGATACCGCCAAATATATTAATCAGAATTGCCTTTACATTTGGATCAGACAAAATAATCTTAAATCCGTTTGCAACAGTTTCTTTATTAGCTCCACCACCAACATCTAAAAAGTTTGCGGGTTCACCACCTGCAAGTTTGATAATATCCATAGTTCCCATTGCTAGTCCCGCACCGTTAACCATACAACCAACGTTTCCATCCAGCTTTATATAGTTCAGATTGAATTTTGAAGCTTCAATTTCCAATGGATCTTCTTCATCTAAATCTCTGTATTCAAGAATTTCTGGATGACGATATAGAGCATTATCATCAAAATTCATTTTTGCATCTAATGCAACAACTTTATCATCATTTGTAATAACTAACGGATTTATTTCTAACATAGAGGCATCAGTTGATTCATATGCTTTGTAAAGTGCTTTTATAAAAGGGATAAAACTCTTGAAAGCATTGCCTTCAAGGCCGAGTGCAAAAGCTAATTTACGTGCTTGATAAGCCTGTAACCCAATACCAGGTTCGATCCATTCTTTGATAATTTTTTCCGGAGTTTCTTCAGCAACTTTTTCAATTTCAACTCCGCCTTCTGTAGAAACCATAATTACATTTTTAGAAACAGCACGATCTAATAAAATTCCGAGATACAGTTCTGTTTTATAATCTAATCCTTCAGTTATAAAAAGTGTTTTAACTACTTTTCCTTCTGCTCCGGATTGATGAGTAACTAAAACATTACCAAGAATTTTTTCAGCGTACTCAGCAGCTTTTTCAGGTGAAGTAGTAAATTTAACTCCTCCTTCAAGAACAACTAAATCTCTGTTTATCACATCATAAACAGTTCCTTTCCCTCTTCCACCGGCGTGTATTTGTGATTTTACCACAAACTGATTTATACCACGCTGCTGTAATTTTGCAATAGCATCATCAAACTCTAACATGCTTTTTATTGCAATACCATCTTGAACAGGAACACCAAATTTCTTTAATGTTTCCTTTGCTTGATACTCGTGTATTTTCATTTATTTTCCTTGAATTATTTTTAATAAACTCTTTTGCTGTCATTTCGAAGGAGTCATCGAATGAGAAATCTGTTTTAGTAATAACGATTAAGATTTCTCTCCCGATTAAAACCGGGATCGAAATGACTAAAATATTTTTATTTGCCTTCTTCACTCATAAACGGGTAACGCCAATCTTTCGGAGGATCGAAAGTTTCTTTTATCGTTCTTGCTGTCATCCATCTCATCAAATTCATTGCACTACCTGCTTTATCATTTGTACCGGAAGCTCTACCGCCACCAAACGGCTGTTGCCCAACTACTGCACCTGTTGGTTTATCATTTATATAGAAGTTACCTGCTGCGTTTCGAAGTCTATTAGATAACTTAACAATTACATTTCTATCCTGTGCAAAGATAGCGCCTGTTAATGCGTAAGGAGAAGTTTCATCACACAGGGTTAATGTTTCATCCAGCTTGTTATCATCATAAACATATATTGTCATAACCGGTCCAAAAATTTCTTCTTCCATCGATTTGAATTTTGGATTTGTTGTTACAATAGTTGTTGGTTCGATAAAATAACCTTTTGAATCATCAAAATTTCCGCCTGTTATTATCTCGGCTTCATTAGATTCTTTTGCAAACTTAATATATTCAGTTATTGATTTAAATGCACCCTTATCAATTACAGCGCCCATAAAATTTGTAAAATCTTCTATATCTCCCATTTTAATCTTACCAACTTCCGCAACATATTTTTCTTTAAACTCTTTCCATAAAGATTTTGGAATGTACATTCTTGATGCAGCAGAACATTTTTGTCCCTGATACTCAAAAGCACCGCGCAATGCTGCAACAACAAGTGCATCAACATCGGCAGTATTATGAACAAATATAAAATCTTTACCGCCAGTTTCACCAACAATGCGTGGATAGTATTTCATATTCTTAAGATTTTCTGAAATCGTTTTCCACATATTCTGAAATACTTCTGTTGATCCTGTAAAATGTACCCCAGCAAGATTTGGATTTGTAAATGCAGGTGTTCCAACCTGTCCGCCTGAACCGGGAACAAAATTAATTACTCCTTTTGGCAAACCTGCTTCTTCAAATAATTTCATCAACCAGTAAGCAGAGTAAACAGCGCTTGATGCCGGTTTCCATAAACTTACATTACCAACAATCGCAGGTGCTGTCGGTAAGTTTCCAGCAATAGAAGTAAAGTTAAAAGGTGTTACAGAAAAAATAAATCCTTCAAGTGGTCTGTATTCCAAACGATTCCACATTCCACCACCAGAGTATGGTTGATCTTGCATAAGCTGAGCCATGTAGTAACTATTAAATCGGTAGAAATCAATAAGCTCAGCAGCAGAATCAATTTCGGCCTGGTAAGCGGTTTTAGATTGTCCAAGCATAGTAGCAGCATTTATTGTCGCTCGCCAAGGTCCAGCTAATAAATCAGCAATCTTTAAGAAAACAGAAGCTCTATGTTCCCACGGCATTTCCGCCCATTCTTTTCTAGCTTCAAGAGCGGCTTCAACAGCCATATCTACTTCTTTTTTACCAGCTTTGTGATAAATTCCAAGAACGTGGCTATGGTTATGTGGCATTACCATTTTTTCAGTGTTGCCGGTTCTAACT
The window above is part of the Ignavibacteriales bacterium genome. Proteins encoded here:
- the sucC gene encoding ADP-forming succinate--CoA ligase subunit beta; this translates as MKIHEYQAKETLKKFGVPVQDGIAIKSMLEFDDAIAKLQQRGINQFVVKSQIHAGGRGKGTVYDVINRDLVVLEGGVKFTTSPEKAAEYAEKILGNVLVTHQSGAEGKVVKTLFITEGLDYKTELYLGILLDRAVSKNVIMVSTEGGVEIEKVAEETPEKIIKEWIEPGIGLQAYQARKLAFALGLEGNAFKSFIPFIKALYKAYESTDASMLEINPLVITNDDKVVALDAKMNFDDNALYRHPEILEYRDLDEEDPLEIEASKFNLNYIKLDGNVGCMVNGAGLAMGTMDIIKLAGGEPANFLDVGGGANKETVANGFKIILSDPNVKAILINIFGGIVRCDRVAQGVIDAATEMDVHVPIVVRLEGTNATEAADLLDKSDLHFEVAKSLQDAAEKVTAVLKVN
- the pruA gene encoding L-glutamate gamma-semialdehyde dehydrogenase — translated: MSNAYFKVPQPVNEPVKSYKPGSPEREELKKKLAELKSKQIEVPLIIGGEEVRTGNTEKMVMPHNHSHVLGIYHKAGKKEVDMAVEAALEARKEWAEMPWEHRASVFLKIADLLAGPWRATINAATMLGQSKTAYQAEIDSAAELIDFYRFNSYYMAQLMQDQPYSGGGMWNRLEYRPLEGFIFSVTPFNFTSIAGNLPTAPAIVGNVSLWKPASSAVYSAYWLMKLFEEAGLPKGVINFVPGSGGQVGTPAFTNPNLAGVHFTGSTEVFQNMWKTISENLKNMKYYPRIVGETGGKDFIFVHNTADVDALVVAALRGAFEYQGQKCSAASRMYIPKSLWKEFKEKYVAEVGKIKMGDIEDFTNFMGAVIDKGAFKSITEYIKFAKESNEAEIITGGNFDDSKGYFIEPTTIVTTNPKFKSMEEEIFGPVMTIYVYDDNKLDETLTLCDETSPYALTGAIFAQDRNVIVKLSNRLRNAAGNFYINDKPTGAVVGQQPFGGGRASGTNDKAGSAMNLMRWMTARTIKETFDPPKDWRYPFMSEEGK